The Kineothrix sp. MB12-C1 genome includes a window with the following:
- a CDS encoding cell wall hydrolase: MRTYKKNITILLLCNVILAVAWFNVKELQINRIAATPAFQIRFMEEYASLDAVSFIRMVSRASSGQRVVDYSVIERKAKYTLSKEDYEVLLRIVEAEAGGEDITGKMLVAGVVMNRVDCDKFPDTVKEVVFQKENGVSQFSPVSDGRYDKICVSEETKEAVEKVLYGEDITRGALYFASRKHANPERMKWFDNSLTLLFSYGGHEFFS, from the coding sequence ATGAGAACGTACAAAAAAAATATAACAATACTTTTGTTATGTAATGTGATACTTGCAGTGGCATGGTTCAATGTGAAAGAGTTGCAGATTAATAGAATCGCAGCTACTCCGGCATTTCAGATTCGATTTATGGAAGAATACGCAAGTCTTGATGCGGTCAGCTTCATCCGAATGGTATCACGTGCTTCATCGGGACAAAGAGTCGTAGACTATAGCGTTATCGAGAGAAAAGCAAAGTATACGCTATCCAAGGAAGATTATGAAGTACTTCTGCGTATTGTAGAGGCGGAGGCCGGAGGCGAAGATATCACAGGAAAGATGCTTGTGGCCGGAGTAGTAATGAACCGGGTGGATTGTGATAAGTTTCCCGATACGGTAAAAGAGGTAGTATTCCAAAAGGAGAATGGTGTGTCACAGTTCTCCCCTGTTTCTGACGGAAGATATGATAAGATTTGTGTGAGCGAAGAGACGAAAGAGGCGGTAGAGAAAGTGCTTTACGGTGAGGATATTACGAGGGGGGCGCTTTATTTTGCCTCGAGGAAGCATGCGAATCCCGAACGAATGAAATGGTTCGATAATAGCCTGACGCTTTTGTTTTCTTATGGAGGACATGAATTCTTTTCCTGA
- the thrC gene encoding threonine synthase — MEVLYSSTRNNEIQVTASKAILQGISKDGGLFVPSSIPTLEKSMKELSGMTYQEVAYEVMKLYLTDFTEEELKQCIERAYDSKFDTEIIAPLVSADGAYYLELFHGATIAFKDMALSILPHLMTTAAKKNNVTNEIVILTATSGDTGKAALAGFAGVEGTKIIVFYPKNGVSPIQEKQMVTQKGDNTYVVGIHGNFDDAQTGVKNIFADKVLEERMGEQGYQFSSANSINIGRLVPQIVYYIYAYARLLAEEEITEGEKINVVVPTGNFGNILAAFYAKNMGLPIDKLICASNDNKVLYDFFQTGVYDRNREFMLTSSPSMDILISSNLERLIYRVAGNDSGRTAQLMKALGGEGKYEVTADMKELLADFYGGYASEKETADMIKALYEKTGYVIDTHTAVAACVYEKYKEDKKDETKTVIASTASPFKFTRSVMDAIDEKYDSMSDFELVDELSALANVAVPEAIEEIKSAPVLHDHVCGNDEMQKTVEAFLKLK; from the coding sequence ATGGAAGTATTATATAGCAGTACGAGAAATAATGAGATTCAGGTAACAGCATCGAAAGCCATTTTGCAAGGAATATCTAAGGATGGCGGATTGTTCGTTCCAAGCAGTATTCCGACCCTCGAAAAGAGTATGAAGGAATTATCGGGTATGACATATCAGGAAGTAGCTTATGAGGTTATGAAACTGTATCTGACCGATTTTACGGAAGAAGAATTGAAACAGTGTATTGAACGCGCATATGATTCGAAGTTTGATACTGAAATTATCGCACCTCTTGTTAGTGCGGATGGTGCTTATTATCTCGAATTATTTCACGGTGCTACCATCGCTTTTAAAGATATGGCACTTTCTATCCTTCCTCATCTGATGACGACCGCGGCGAAGAAGAATAATGTAACAAATGAAATCGTAATCCTTACAGCTACCTCGGGAGATACCGGGAAAGCAGCCCTTGCGGGATTTGCTGGCGTAGAAGGAACGAAAATCATCGTGTTTTATCCTAAGAACGGAGTAAGCCCCATCCAGGAGAAACAGATGGTGACGCAGAAGGGTGATAATACATATGTGGTAGGTATTCACGGCAATTTCGATGATGCCCAGACCGGAGTGAAGAATATTTTTGCGGACAAGGTACTGGAAGAGAGAATGGGAGAACAGGGATATCAGTTTTCTTCCGCTAACTCGATTAATATCGGACGGCTCGTTCCTCAGATTGTATATTATATATATGCTTATGCGAGACTTCTGGCAGAAGAAGAAATAACAGAAGGTGAGAAGATTAATGTAGTCGTTCCTACCGGTAATTTCGGCAATATTCTGGCTGCTTTTTATGCTAAGAATATGGGGCTTCCCATCGATAAGCTGATTTGTGCTTCTAACGATAATAAGGTACTGTATGATTTCTTCCAGACCGGTGTTTATGATAGAAACAGGGAATTTATGTTAACCAGTTCACCTTCTATGGATATTTTAATTTCCAGTAATCTGGAACGTCTGATTTACCGAGTTGCCGGAAACGATTCGGGTCGGACTGCTCAGTTGATGAAAGCATTAGGCGGCGAAGGTAAATATGAGGTCACAGCCGATATGAAGGAACTTTTGGCAGACTTCTATGGCGGTTATGCTTCGGAAAAAGAGACTGCGGATATGATTAAGGCCTTGTATGAAAAGACAGGCTATGTGATCGATACACATACGGCAGTAGCAGCGTGTGTTTATGAGAAATATAAAGAAGACAAAAAGGATGAAACGAAGACGGTAATCGCCTCCACAGCGAGCCCGTTTAAATTCACAAGAAGTGTAATGGATGCTATCGATGAGAAGTATGATAGTATGTCCGATTTTGAATTAGTGGATGAATTATCCGCTTTGGCGAATGTAGCTGTGCCGGAAGCGATTGAAGAGATTAAATCAGCGCCGGTACTGCATGATCATGT